In one Lolium rigidum isolate FL_2022 chromosome 3, APGP_CSIRO_Lrig_0.1, whole genome shotgun sequence genomic region, the following are encoded:
- the LOC124695763 gene encoding uncharacterized protein LOC124695763, translated as MDGAAAATATAARRPLPRDSFRDVRKRQDNNKEHAQNTSHQGSNEIMVQKDRQTEWTKPGRVFNRNINRGGQSRSSFPGVTQEFRVVKDNRTKLKAHGETLPGSFHNGDSSNEQAVSNVGDKSSTEKPAAQHHLATQKPDGRGVTQADNGRKTAAQAHGKQVKLSSDQGLEQSESVRIPLVGSHSVLEKGDQNKVLNASSGTNNFTGDLCCSSSDPIHVPPPGSKPVGTFGAIKREVGVPGARQRPSETAATNTSTSNNLVKVTTAMKNNTSNEQQSRLSGFSSKTSHSVPTSQYHSKPSVYVGHSKGNPHLEWKPKTVSPANAARSSATSSVDGNQVGTAGLSKKLLEANVSEDERVIIPEHLRVPDSERTNLIFGTFESDAGSKVSTSALDATSEEGLHAHSSTSLASLNYLRSTDDVRSSDQTNLLGSLATLPESDSVLPSSEQQQSPTVDIEVLSPGVIGEHRTNEMISSKIAHSLPQPQLQDNSALQNFKAYEPDYEMAFITKSVDSGTVQTRSYPSEVSVSSASGQPVPHMYQQVQVPQYANLLPYRHVFSPYYAPPVAVPSYSSNPAFPQLPHASSYLLMQNAAPHEIGSMKYGPPHQFKQMFPGSPPAGYGSYPSQNGYPVNNGIIGSTGTVEDVSMSKYKDNNIYGPNQQAETADVWIQAHREISNMPPTPFYNMMGQPMSPHTGYLPAHNFSPAPHPAHLHYPGMPHPLQPTSMTMLQNPQSMVHHQGGNISIDMTAMAPGSQAGAFPGAQAGAFPGAQAGAFQQNQLGHVGWAPSNY; from the exons AtggacggcgccgccgccgccaccgctactgCAGCCCGGCGCCCACTCCCCAGAG ATTCTTTTCGTGATGTTAGAAAGCGACAAGACAATAACAAGGAG CATGCGCAGAACACAAGTCACCAAGGTTCCAATGAAATTATGGTACAAAAGGACAGGCAAACAGAGTGGACAAAACCTGGAAGAGTTTTTAATAGAAACATCAATAGAGGAGGCCAGTCTCGAAGTTCATTCCCTG GAGTCACTCAGGAGTTTCGTGTTGTGAAAGACAACAGAACTAAGCTGAAGGCACATGGTGAGACTTTACCAGGATCATTTCACAATGGAGACTCCAGCAATGAACAGGCTGTTTCGAATGTTGGAGACAAAAG CTCAACTGAAAAGCCAGCTGCGCAACACCACTTGGCTACTCAAAAGCCTGATGGACGTGGAGTAACTCAAGCTGACAATGGACGTAAAACTGCTGCTCAAGCCCATGGTAAACAAGTCAAGCTATCTAGTGACCAAGGGCTGGAACAATCTGAAAGTGTGAGAATACCATTAGTTGGTTCACATTCAGTTCTGGAAAAGGGCGACCAAAACAAAGTGCTAAATGCATCATCAGGCACAAATAATTTTACTGGTGACCTATGTTGTTCTTCATCGGATCCAATCCATGTACCCCCTCCTGGGTCTAAACCAGTTGGAACATTCGGAGCCATAAAGCGTGAAGTTGGAGTACCTGGTGCTAGGCAGCGGCCCTCTGAAACTGCAGCCACAAACACATCTACTTCAAACAACTTAGTAAAGGTGACAACGGCAATGAAGAATAATACTTCAAATGAACAACAATCGAGATTATCTGGTTTCTCATCAAAAACCTCCCATTCAGTTCCAACAagtcaataccattcgaagccaaGCGTCTATGTTGGTCATTCAAAAG GCAACCCACATTTGGAGTGGAAGCCCAAAACAGTCAGCCCAGCTAATGCGGCACGCTCCAGTGCTACATCTTCTGTTGATGGCAATCAGGTGGGTACTGCAGGTTTGTCTAAGAAGCTTTTGGAAGCTAATGTATCTGAAGATGAGCGTGTGATCATACCGGAGCACCTCAGGGTACCAGACTCTGAGAGAACGAATCTTATCTTCGGTACTTTTGAATCTGATGCTGGGTCGAAGGTTTCTACATCAGCCCTTGATGCCACAAGTGAAGAAGGATTGCATGCCCATTCTTCTACAAG TTTGGCTTCATTGAATTATCTCAGATCAACTGATGATGTGCGTTCCAGTGACCAGACGAATCTTCTTGGTTCTCTTGCCACACTTCCAGAATCAGATTCTGTTCTTCCAAGTTCTGAGCAACAGCAGTCGCCAACTGTTGACATCGAAGTCCTGAGTCCTGGTGTTATTGGCGAGCATAGGACAAATGAGATGATTTCAAGCAAGATTGCACATTCTTTGCCTCAACCCCAACTTCAAGACAATTCTGCTCTGCAAAACTTCAAG GCATATGAACCAGATTATGAGATGGCATTTATCACTAAATCTGTTGATAGCGGAACAGTACAAACTAGATCATATCCATCTGAG GTATCTGTATCTTCAGCAAGTGGACAACCAGTTCCCCACATGTACCAACAGGTTCAAGTACCACAGTATGCAAACCTTTTGCCATATCGACATGTTTTCTCTCCATATTACGCCCCTCCAGTTGCTGTCCCAAGCTACTCGAGCAATCCTGCATTTCCTCAGTTGCCACATGCCAGCAGCTACTTGTTAATGCAAAATGCAGCTCCTCATGAAATTGGCAGCATGAAGTATGGACCACCTCATCAGTTCAAGCAGATGTTCCCTGGTAGCCCACCTGCTGGATATGGTAGCTATCCAAGTCAGAATGGTTACCCTGTCAATAACGGTATCATTGGCAGCACAGGTACTGTAGAGGATGTCAGTATGAGTAAATACAAGGACAACAATATCTATGGACCCAATCAACAG GCTGAAACGGCGGATGTGTGGATTCAGGCTCATAGGGAGATTTCTAACATGCCACCAACACCATTCTACAACATGATGGGACAACCGATGTCGCCCCACACAGGATACTTGCCAGCGCACAATTTCAGCCCAGCTCCACATCCTGCTCACTTGCACTATCCTGGCATGCCACATCCATTGCAGCCAACATCAATGACCATGTTACAGAACCCACAATCCATGGTACATCATCAGGGTGGAAATATCAGTATTGATATGACAGCCATGGCTCCTGGATCTCAGGCTGGAGCGTTTCCTGGAGCTCAGGCTGGAGCATTTCCTGGAGCTCAGGCTGGAGCATTTCAGCAAAACCAACTTGGCCATGTCGGCTGGGCTCCTTCGAActattga
- the LOC124698572 gene encoding probable small nuclear ribonucleoprotein G, producing the protein MSRSGQPPDLKKYMDKKLQIKMNANRVVIGTLRGFDQFMNLVVDNTVEVNGDEKTDIGMVVVRGNSVVMIEALEPIAKSQQ; encoded by the exons ATGAGCCGATCTGGCCAGCCTCCGGATCTCAAGAA GTACATGGACAAGAAGCTCCAAA TCAAAATGAATGCAAACCGTGTTGTCATTGGCACCCTCCGAGGATTTGATCAGTTCATGAATCTGGTTGTGGACAACACCGTGGAGGTCAATGGAGATGAGAAGACTGATATTGGAATGGTG GTTGTCAGGGGGAACAGCGTTGTCATGATTGAGGCACTGGAACCGATTGCCAAATCGCAGCAGTGA
- the LOC124695764 gene encoding nuclear transcription factor Y subunit A-7-like translates to MIMLLQEMEHHPVQSMPNYCILSGNGNPMTQLLHKNSAGDSSSGKSGQSHQEASVVSDSSLDGQHTSTQSDYNISDSCGNQEHGMIKPALSLGNPESAFSPTKLDYSQSFACVSYPYATDPYYGGVLTGYTRDKSVHLQTNDTAAANSRVPLPVEPSAEQPIFVNAKQYQAILRRRQVRAKLEAENKLVKDRKPYLHESRHRHAMKRARGSGGRFLTKEELQLQEQQRQQQPPAATVLGKNNMTSSSSSPSTPPGSENSSFSTGSGRMLANQQHVDYLNLGTHNGGGQLTVNGLRHRVPVTR, encoded by the exons ATGATAATGCTTTTACAAGAAATGGAACATCATCCAGTCCAATCCATGCCAAACTAT TGTATTCTGTCTGGGAATGGCAATCCGATGACGCAGTTACTTCATAAAAACTCCGCCGGCGACTCCTCATCAGGAAAGTCTGGGCAGTCTCACCAAGAAGCATCTGTCGTGAGTGACAGCAGCCTCGATGGACAACACACCTCAACACAATCTG ATTATAACATCAGCGATAGTTGCGGGAATCAGGAGCATGGGATGATAAAGCCTGCATTGTCCTTGGGGAATCCGGAATCTGCTTTCTCGCCTACCAAGCTTGATTACAGCCAATCATTT GCTTGTGTTTCTTATCCCTATGCTACTGATCCTTACTACGGTGGGGTCTTGACAGGATACACTAGAGACAAAAGT GTTCATCTCCAAACGAATGACACTGCCGCTGCAAACTCTAGGGTGCCGTTGCCTGTTGAACCGTCGGCAGAACAGCCcatatttgtcaatgcaaagcaatatcaaGCGATCCTTCGAAGAAGACAAGTACGTGCAAAATTGGAGGCCGAGAATAAGCTGGTGAAAGATCGGAAG CCGTACCTCCATGAATCTCGGCATCGTCACGCGATGAAGAGAGCCCGCGGTTCAGGAGGCCGGTTCCTCACCAAGGAGGAGCTCCAGCTCCAAGAGCAACAGAGGCAGCAGCAGCCTCCAGCAGCAACGGTCCTCGGCAAGAACAACATGACCTCCAGCAGCAGCTCGCCTTCAACGCCCCCAGGCTCTGAGAACTCGAGCTTTTCGACCGGTAGTGGCAGGATGCTAGCTAACCAGCAGCACGTCGACTACCTGAACCTGGGTACGCACAACGGAGGCGGCCAATTAACTGTCAATGGCCTGCGTCACCGTGTCCCCGTCACGAGGTGA